CCGCCAGCCGGCCCAGCCCGTCGTTGATCCGCCGCGATGGGTGCAGCACCCCGTGCGTCGCTTCATGCAACAGCGAGAACACCGTGTTGTTCACGTAGGAGAACACCCCGGCCGCGACCAGCCGCACCCAGAGCCCTTCCGCGTGCGACGCCGTCCAAAGGCACAGCGCCCCCGCGCCCATCGCCGCGACGAGCAGCGCCGCGTTGAGCGCGGCGGGAATCGGCGGAGCGTCATCGGCGCGCATCTTCGCCGTCCTCGGGCAGGCCCACCGCGAAGTCGAGCAGCTGGCGCATCACCGGATCCGCCGTCGCTGTCGCGACGTTGAAGCGCATGCCGTCCAGCACGGCCATGTCGCGCCGCAGGAACGACGTGTACAGCCACCGCGACACCCCGAGCACCAGCGCCGCCGCGCCTGGAATCCGCCCCCGCCTCGCCGCGACGGCGAGCCGCACCGACGTCCCCTCCGCCACCGGCGTCAGGCTCGCGAGCAGCAGCCCCCGCGCCCGGCCCAGGTCGCTCTTCACCGAGATCAACGTCCCGCCGTGCAGCGTGAGCTCCACCCGGATGCGGTTGCCCGACAGCGCCTTCATCAGCCGGTCGCTCGCGCCCGTGCCGATGACGCGCGACGTGTAGCGCAGGCGCAGGGTGTACCGGTCCGGGGTCTCCCAGGTCGGCGTGTCCCACAGCTCCCGATGGTGCACCGTGCGCAGATGGTCCAGGTCGAACGAGTTCGCCGCCAGCGGCAACCACGGACAGCCCACCGTCACCGGAGGTCCCACGTTCCAGTGGTGCTCCCCACCTCCCACGTCGGGTGGGGGAAAGAGCGCCTCGGGGCCGTTGAACACGAGCACCCCACCGAAGCGCTCCTCCACCGGCCACGCCCGGGGCCCCGGCAGGGCGGACACGTCGCTCCGGCCAGGCGCGGCCCGGCAGCGGCCCCCTCCGTCGAAGCTCCAATGGTGCAGCGGACAGCGCAGCAGCTCGCCCTGGACGGTGCCGTGCTTCAGGTGCGCCCCCAGGTGCGGGCAGTGCGCGGACAGGGCGTGGACCCGGCCCTGCTGGCTCCGGAACACCACCACCTCCTGGCCACCCACCTGAACGCCCATCGCGTGGCCGGGCCGCAGGGCCGCGGACGGAGCCACCAGGTACCAGGAGCGCGGACGCGAGGGCCCGGGGAGACGGTCCGGAGCCACCCCGGCCAGGACGGGAACAACCATGCCCGGACCCTACCGGACCCGGTGTCTCCAGGGCCACGGGGGGGCCGGTCGAGACTGGCTTTACGCCCGGGTTCCTGGTTTGTCAGGCGCTGGTGGAACCGGGCGCGCCGCCCCGACGGGGCGGGTCTGGGAAGGGACGTGTGACATGGCAGGCGATACGGCGGGCAGCAGTCGGGGCGGTTCGTTGCGGGGCGGCACGCTCCAGGTGGTGCAGACCCTGGCGGCGCAAGGCGAGCCGGAGCGCGCGGCGCAGCTCTACGAGGAGCTGGGCGCGGCGCAGCGCGAGCGGCTTCGCAAGGAGGCCGCGCAGGGGACGGTGAAGGAGCGCCATTGGCTGGTGGACGTGCTGCGCCGGGCGCGGGACTTCACGGGCGCGGCCCGGCTCCTGGACGGCAGCGGCGACGACGTCTCCGTGGCGGACCTGTACGCCCAGGGCGGTCAGCACGTGGCGGCCGCGGAGGCGTACCTGCGCGCGGGCGAGGTGGAGCGCGCCGCGGCGGCCTTCGAGCGGGGCGGGGCGCTGGAGCGCGCGTTGGAGGTCTACCGGGGACTGGGCGCCAAGGAGTCCATGGCGCACTGCCTGGTCCGCCTGGGCCGCCCCTTCGAGGCCGCGGACCTCTACAGCGAACTGGGACAGGCCCACGCGGAGGCCGAGGCCCTGGGCGGCGTGCTCGCGGAGGATCCCCGCTACGTCGAGGCCGTGCTGCGCACGTGCAAGGTGCTGGACGCAGGCGGCTTCACGCACCGGGCGCTCGCGGTCCTGGCGGACGCGCTGAGCAGCGCCGACCACCTGCGCGCGGATCCGGTCCTGGTGACGGAGAAGGCGAGGCTGCTGCGGCGCATGGGCCTGGACGTGGAGGCGGAGGCGCTCCTCGCGCGGCTGGCCGCGGGCGCGACCGTGCCGGAGGCCAGTGGCTACCGCTTCCTCAAGGCCATCCCCATCTTCGGCGAGCTGCCGCTGGAGGACATGAAGGACCTGTACCGCCTGGCGCGGCCCGTGACGGCGGCGCCGGGCACGGTGCTGCTGGAGAAGGGCGCTCCCGGCACGGGGCTGCTCGTGCTGCTGGAGGGCACCGTGGACGTCCACTCCGGCAACGAGCACAACGCGCGGCACCTCAACACGCTGGGGCCGGGCTCGCACCTGGGAGAGATTTCGCTCGTGCAGGACGGACCCGTGTCCGCGAACGTGCGCGCGAAGACGGCGGTGCGCGCGCTGCGCATCACCCGCGAGAGCTTCCAGCACTTCCTGGCCACGCACGACGCGGCCTCGCTGCACATCTACCGGCTCTTCACGCAGAACCTCGCGGCGCGCGTGAGGGCGCTGAGCGGCTGAACGAAGCGGTGTCCCCAGCGGGCCCGGACTTGCTACCGTCCCGCACCATGGGTGATTCGACCAGGCTTGAGAGCGCACGCAACGTGCGCGTGTCCGCGGAGTTCTGGAAACAGTGCGCGGCGCTCCAGGGCAGGAATGCCTTCCTCGACGCGGTCCTCCTGAAGGGCCCCACGAAGGCGGGCGAGCTTCAACTGGAGCTGCCGGAGTCGACGCGGGTCCTCGGCTATGCGCGGCAGGAGAAGGAGTACCTCGCGTTCCTGCGCACGGTGGAGCCCTTCCTGCCGCGCACGCCTGAGTCCGGGCACCGCTCGTGGGGGGAGGCCCTCTTGGAGTCGGAGGCCCAGGCTCGCTGGCACGTCACGTTCCACTTCGGCACGAAGCCCCAGGTGCGCGTGCGCCGCGCGGCCTGGGTGGACGTGAGCTTCAAGGATGCGAAGCCCCTGGTGGCGCCGAAGAAGCCCGCGGGAGGCAAGGGCGAGGTGCTCTACGCGCACGACGATGGCGAATTCCGTGGGGTGCGGGTCGCTCGCAACGTGCTCAACGTCCGCAAGGGCCACCTGGGGTCGCCGGGGCGCACGTCCTCCAAGCGCTTCGCGCATGAGTGGCAGGCGAAGGCCGCCGCGGACCGGCTGATGAAGAAGCTGCGCGCGGAGGGCTTCACCCGGCGCAAGGGCTGAAGCGGAGGCGGCATGCGGGCACTCCAGCCCCGCCCGTGAGGGGGCAGGCGAGCGCGACGAGGGGGCCTTTCACCGGGCCCCGGTCCATCCCCATCCTCCTGGACAACCTCCCTGTCCGGAAGGATGCCCCGATGGCTTCAATCGACGCACTGAGGCAACAGGCCCGCGCGAACTGGCGCACGTGGTTGGCGTGGGTGGCCACGCCCATCGCCGCGCTGCCGCTCCTGGGGGTGGGCGGCCTTCGCCGGGTGGGCCTCGTGGACGAACTGGCGGCGGGCGCCGTGGGGCTCGGCCTGGTGTCGCTGACGCTCATCAGCCTGGGGCGGCTCCCTCGGGGGCCTGTCCGCCCGGCGGGTGGGAAGGCGTGGAAGCGGGCGTCGAAGGACTTCCCCATCTCCGGGGAGATGGTGCCGGAGGAGTTCGCCGCGTCGATGGCTTCCGGCCACTGACGCTCAGGGACGGCGCTCGATGCCGATGGCGATGGAAGGGCCGGTGAGAGCCTCGCCGGTGCCGTCCGACAGCGACACGACGCCCAGGCTGGCGGAGAGCACGGTGGTGCCGGAGCCGCCGGTGCCCTTGAGGAAGCTGCGCACGCCCAGCTCGCCGAAGCCCCATCCGCTGGCCGAGCCTCCGCCCGCGCCGAAGAGGGAGAGGCTGGGCGTGAGGGGCACCTGGACCTCGCCGCGTCCGGAGCCGAAGCGGAACTGGTTGTCGCGCGAGAGGATGGCGGAGTTCCACGCGATGTGGAATCCGTCGAGCGCGCCCAGCCGCAGCACCTGCTGGAAGGACACGCCCGCGTTGGAGTCGCACACGGTCCTGGGGTTGATGGGCTCGTAGGTGTTCGGGTCGTAGTCGAACTGGGTGCTGCACTCCTTCTGTCCGAACAGCGCGCCCGCGCCGATGCCGACCTCCAGGAAGTCGGTGGAGTAGGCGGCGGCGACATACGCGGAGCCCGGCGAGTGGCGCAGGCCGGTGCCCAGGCCGAAGCCCACGGGGTCCAACTGCGCGCTCAGCACCAGGGGCAGGTCCCCGGGCCGCCACGCGATGAACGCATCCAGGAGCAGGCCGCCCGCGCGAGCGGAGTTGCCCTCCCGCGTCTTCGCGTCCAGCGCGAGGAAGGGCCGGGCATGGAAGCCGTAGCGCAGGTGCGGCACTCCGGGCTCGGGGAAGAAGAGGCGCGCGGTGGCGGGGGCGTCAGTGATGACGGCGGTGTCACCCACGCGCACGTTCTCACCGCGGCCCAGACGGGCGATGGCGGTGTCCTCGCGGGATTCGATGACCTTCAGAACCACCTCGCGGGAGTCTTGCGTGCGCACACGGACGCGGACGCCTTCGCCCAGGCCGGCCAGGGCACCTCCGGAGAGCGTCACGTCGCCATCATGCACGTCGGTGACGGTGAGCCGGGCGGAGGAGGGGGCCGCAGTGGGTGGCGGGGCCTGGGGCGAAGGCGGCGCCTGGGTGACGACGGTGAGGTCGCGCGCCGCGCCCAGCGCGGAGGCCAGCGAATCCGGCTGCGGCTGCTCCGGCGTGGCGAGGGAGAACGCATGGGCCTCCTCGCGCTGCTCGATGGCGA
The sequence above is drawn from the Corallococcus sp. NCRR genome and encodes:
- a CDS encoding Rieske 2Fe-2S domain-containing protein, which codes for MVVPVLAGVAPDRLPGPSRPRSWYLVAPSAALRPGHAMGVQVGGQEVVVFRSQQGRVHALSAHCPHLGAHLKHGTVQGELLRCPLHHWSFDGGGRCRAAPGRSDVSALPGPRAWPVEERFGGVLVFNGPEALFPPPDVGGGEHHWNVGPPVTVGCPWLPLAANSFDLDHLRTVHHRELWDTPTWETPDRYTLRLRYTSRVIGTGASDRLMKALSGNRIRVELTLHGGTLISVKSDLGRARGLLLASLTPVAEGTSVRLAVAARRGRIPGAAALVLGVSRWLYTSFLRRDMAVLDGMRFNVATATADPVMRQLLDFAVGLPEDGEDARR
- a CDS encoding cyclic nucleotide-binding domain-containing protein, with translation MAGDTAGSSRGGSLRGGTLQVVQTLAAQGEPERAAQLYEELGAAQRERLRKEAAQGTVKERHWLVDVLRRARDFTGAARLLDGSGDDVSVADLYAQGGQHVAAAEAYLRAGEVERAAAAFERGGALERALEVYRGLGAKESMAHCLVRLGRPFEAADLYSELGQAHAEAEALGGVLAEDPRYVEAVLRTCKVLDAGGFTHRALAVLADALSSADHLRADPVLVTEKARLLRRMGLDVEAEALLARLAAGATVPEASGYRFLKAIPIFGELPLEDMKDLYRLARPVTAAPGTVLLEKGAPGTGLLVLLEGTVDVHSGNEHNARHLNTLGPGSHLGEISLVQDGPVSANVRAKTAVRALRITRESFQHFLATHDAASLHIYRLFTQNLAARVRALSG